One segment of Nostoc flagelliforme CCNUN1 DNA contains the following:
- a CDS encoding cupin domain-containing protein — MTTRWRAIHRVSARWVINSIKVNESEKDTHFLFVSDGEVTLNSSNGEFLLRKNCFAAIPGNFSLDGSAQVLVATRLNYTGFFTIGGPIEPLGRLNYIDGCSSTVLINPLRRGEPCLNFLYVPPGVSQTPHTHPSLRIGLVAEGSGTCQVDEGTLNEEAVLEGGTMLV; from the coding sequence TTGACTACACGATGGCGGGCCATCCATCGAGTGAGTGCTCGTTGGGTTATCAATTCTATCAAAGTTAATGAGAGTGAAAAAGACACGCACTTTCTATTTGTTTCAGACGGCGAAGTTACCCTAAACAGCAGTAACGGAGAGTTCTTATTGCGAAAAAACTGCTTTGCCGCAATTCCAGGGAACTTTTCTTTAGATGGTTCAGCCCAAGTGTTAGTCGCAACACGACTCAACTACACTGGATTTTTCACAATTGGGGGGCCTATTGAACCATTAGGGCGATTGAATTATATTGATGGCTGCTCTTCAACGGTTCTGATTAATCCTTTAAGACGTGGAGAACCCTGCTTGAATTTCCTCTACGTTCCTCCAGGTGTATCGCAAACTCCCCATACCCATCCCTCATTGCGGATTGGGCTTGTCGCTGAGGGTAGTGGAACTTGTCAGGTGGACGAAGGAACGTTGAACGAAGAGGCAGTTCTTGAAGGGGGCACAATGCTTGTATAA
- a CDS encoding Ig-like domain-containing protein — MTKSKAFIQPLDRIAIALMLLLSVLIGLIILQGDVVTTRVREFTWQNQQIGAEDNSFTLTFSRPMEVKSVEDNLKIEPPLAGKFSWAGRRMVYTLVTPAPYGTNYKVQLQGAKDKFAEQEGKNRVIQPFVGSFRTRDRIILYIGTDKEEQGQLVLYNLTEEQKRLLTPKDLIVMDFESFPDGEKILFSARTANNQDLLSAQLYTVTTGVPGKYGQEVEPAGRVDLILDSKDYQNLKFDLSPDGQTIVIQRGNKTNPGDFGLWFMPATSDGSAEKPTPKRLESQPGGDFMITPDSQAVAVAQGQGAAILPLQGDASKPLDFLPQFGLVQAFSKDGSQAAMVKFNTDYTRDLFLVTNQGVQKQLLKTTGSILSCQFDIASPTLYCLLTQLVSKEQYIEQPYVVAIDLKTGQQKPLLVLPPAQRNVQMSLSADGLGLLFDQVVPQTNPPASLPTNTLKTDDGDVIATSSLWLMPLLPIADAATVEIRPEQLPLTGFRPRWLP; from the coding sequence ATGACGAAATCTAAAGCATTTATCCAACCACTAGATCGCATCGCGATCGCACTAATGCTACTGCTGAGTGTGCTGATTGGGTTAATCATATTACAAGGTGATGTGGTGACTACTCGTGTCCGGGAATTTACCTGGCAAAATCAACAAATTGGGGCAGAAGATAATTCTTTCACCCTCACTTTCAGCCGCCCAATGGAAGTAAAAAGCGTAGAGGATAACTTGAAAATCGAGCCACCCCTAGCAGGTAAATTCAGTTGGGCTGGGCGGCGGATGGTTTATACACTGGTAACACCAGCACCATACGGTACGAATTATAAAGTGCAGTTACAGGGAGCCAAAGATAAGTTTGCGGAGCAAGAAGGCAAAAATCGGGTGATACAGCCCTTTGTTGGTAGCTTCCGCACACGCGATCGCATCATTCTTTACATAGGAACTGATAAAGAAGAACAGGGACAATTAGTTCTTTACAACTTAACCGAAGAGCAAAAAAGACTACTTACCCCTAAAGATTTGATAGTAATGGACTTTGAGTCCTTTCCTGATGGGGAGAAAATTTTATTTTCGGCTCGCACCGCTAACAACCAAGACTTACTTTCAGCCCAATTGTACACAGTGACAACAGGCGTTCCTGGTAAATATGGACAAGAAGTAGAACCAGCAGGTAGAGTTGACCTGATTTTAGATAGTAAAGATTATCAAAACCTGAAATTTGACTTATCACCTGATGGGCAAACTATTGTGATCCAACGGGGAAATAAAACTAATCCCGGCGACTTTGGACTATGGTTTATGCCAGCAACCAGTGACGGTTCAGCAGAAAAACCCACCCCGAAACGTCTGGAAAGCCAACCTGGGGGAGATTTTATGATCACACCAGATAGTCAAGCCGTAGCAGTTGCTCAAGGACAGGGAGCAGCCATCCTACCACTGCAAGGTGATGCGAGTAAACCCTTAGATTTTCTGCCGCAGTTTGGCTTGGTACAAGCTTTCTCCAAAGATGGCTCTCAAGCAGCGATGGTAAAGTTTAATACAGATTACACGCGAGATTTGTTTTTAGTGACAAACCAAGGTGTGCAGAAACAACTATTAAAAACTACAGGCTCAATTCTCAGCTGCCAATTTGATATCGCCTCACCCACCCTCTATTGCTTGCTGACACAGCTAGTATCTAAGGAACAATACATAGAACAGCCTTATGTGGTGGCAATTGATCTGAAAACCGGGCAACAGAAACCACTGCTAGTACTGCCTCCCGCTCAACGAAATGTGCAAATGAGTTTATCTGCTGACGGTTTGGGCTTGTTATTTGACCAAGTAGTACCGCAGACAAACCCCCCAGCATCATTACCCACAAACACTTTGAAAACTGATGACGGAGATGTTATTGCTACTAGTAGTCTGTGGTTAATGCCTCTGTTGCCCATCGCTGATGCTGCGACTGTTGAAATTAGACCAGAACAACTCCCCTTAACCGGATTTCGACCCCGGTGGCTACCTTGA
- a CDS encoding TIGR03943 family putative permease subunit, giving the protein MTNKNPKSKIPNLLLPWLDALAITAWGILMLRYWLTNKLNLLIHPNYIWLAVVTGISFIIIGFFKMQELWQRRRRDVTPNTQHISLFPPGWGSALLLTTAILGFIITPQVFASDKALQRGVTADLLGSTRVKPQAFRATVRPEERSLVDWVRTVNVYPEPDTYTGQKVKVEGFVIHPPDIGKEYLFLARFVLTCCAADAYPVGLPVKLPNNQETYSPDTWLAVEGQMVTENLAAKRQLTIAATSLKKIPQPQNPYSY; this is encoded by the coding sequence ATGACTAATAAAAATCCCAAGTCTAAAATCCCTAATCTGTTACTCCCTTGGCTGGATGCTCTAGCAATTACAGCTTGGGGCATTTTGATGTTGAGATATTGGCTAACTAACAAGCTGAACCTGTTAATTCACCCAAATTACATTTGGTTGGCAGTCGTGACTGGTATCAGCTTCATCATTATTGGGTTTTTTAAGATGCAGGAACTTTGGCAGCGGCGTCGCCGTGATGTTACGCCAAACACCCAGCATATTAGTTTATTTCCTCCTGGTTGGGGCAGTGCTTTGTTGTTGACTACAGCAATTCTAGGTTTTATCATTACACCGCAAGTTTTTGCTAGTGACAAAGCACTCCAAAGAGGTGTGACGGCTGATTTATTGGGAAGCACCCGTGTTAAACCCCAAGCCTTTCGAGCTACTGTTCGTCCAGAGGAGCGATCGCTTGTAGACTGGGTACGCACTGTCAATGTCTATCCAGAACCAGACACATATACAGGGCAAAAAGTCAAGGTAGAAGGATTTGTTATCCACCCGCCAGATATAGGAAAAGAATATTTGTTCTTAGCACGATTTGTCTTAACTTGCTGTGCAGCAGATGCTTACCCTGTGGGATTACCCGTCAAACTCCCAAATAATCAAGAAACTTATTCCCCTGACACATGGTTGGCAGTAGAAGGACAAATGGTAACAGAAAATTTGGCAGCTAAACGCCAACTCACCATTGCCGCTACCTCTCTCAAAAAGATTCCTCAACCCCAAAATCCTTATAGTTATTAG
- a CDS encoding permease: MNQLNNGFTIFLSLLVEAMPFLLLGVLFSSLLLFFVDERKLVEKMPKNALLGALVGSMIGFLFPVCECGNVPVARRFLIQGVPTPVAIGFLLAAPTINPVVIWSTWTAFRDQPEIVVLRVVFSLAIATIIGFVFSFQKDLNPIVQPAIARYMKFNPPVQPQTKRRGKRYQVQQEATVPNLLQSGTYILGGKAGIPMRIDPNLVPPTLISTSDKPLAAKLRLVVDNSIQELRELGGVMILGSAIAAAIQVLAPRELILSLGAGPITSIVVMLMLAVVVSICSTVDSFFALSFASTFSSGSLLAFLVFGPMIDIKSVGLMLSIFKPKTIFYLFALAAQLTFVFTLFLNLHVF, from the coding sequence ATGAATCAACTGAACAATGGTTTTACAATATTTCTAAGTCTGCTAGTCGAGGCGATGCCTTTTTTGCTTCTTGGGGTTTTATTCTCCAGTTTGCTGCTGTTTTTTGTTGATGAGCGCAAATTAGTAGAAAAAATGCCCAAAAATGCGCTGCTAGGTGCTTTAGTTGGCAGCATGATCGGCTTTTTATTTCCGGTGTGTGAGTGCGGGAATGTACCGGTAGCACGGCGGTTCCTAATTCAGGGAGTACCCACACCAGTCGCAATTGGTTTTTTGCTAGCAGCACCAACAATTAACCCAGTTGTAATTTGGTCAACTTGGACAGCATTTCGAGATCAGCCAGAAATAGTGGTTTTACGAGTCGTATTTTCTCTTGCAATTGCCACAATTATCGGTTTTGTTTTCAGTTTTCAAAAGGACTTAAATCCCATAGTCCAACCTGCGATCGCTCGGTATATGAAGTTTAATCCGCCCGTACAGCCACAAACCAAACGCCGTGGTAAACGTTACCAAGTACAACAGGAAGCAACAGTACCGAATCTGTTACAATCCGGGACTTATATCTTAGGAGGAAAAGCAGGTATACCTATGCGGATAGATCCGAATTTGGTACCGCCTACGTTAATCTCTACCTCCGATAAACCGCTTGCAGCTAAACTGCGCCTAGTTGTGGATAATAGCATCCAAGAATTGCGAGAATTAGGCGGAGTGATGATTTTAGGAAGTGCGATCGCTGCTGCTATTCAAGTGCTAGCTCCCCGTGAATTAATTCTCAGTTTGGGTGCTGGGCCCATTACTTCAATTGTGGTCATGCTGATGTTAGCAGTAGTAGTGTCAATTTGTTCTACAGTCGATTCTTTCTTTGCACTATCTTTTGCCTCAACCTTTAGCAGTGGTTCATTGTTGGCATTTCTGGTGTTTGGCCCAATGATTGACATTAAAAGTGTTGGTTTGATGTTATCTATTTTTAAACCCAAAACTATCTTTTACTTATTTGCTTTAGCAGCACAATTGACATTTGTATTCACCCTTTTTCTGAATTTGCACGTCTTTTAA
- a CDS encoding WD40 repeat domain-containing protein, translating to MAAVALPVTTWQGFYIHEAHAAIEVTPNSQTTNSFANAQLLYTLVGHTGTVKSLAFSPDNKVLVSGGAENEGVIRLWNPVNGKKLGNINKAHQTAVESLVISPDGQTLASCSDDNTINLWNLKNFKFTRSFVGHTSNVLSLAVSPDSKVLISGALDGIRIWDLLQQRPLGTLVRFDNLIYTLAISPDGQTLASGDNKGVIKLWNLSTGKLINEFVAHDNVVSSVIFTPDGQTLVTASRDRTVKLWNINTGELVRTLTGHNNWVNAIAINPDGQTVASAGRDGIKLWNLTTGELINTLSGHTDWVSAIVFSPDGKILASGGFDQQIKIWGTPSKPN from the coding sequence ATGGCAGCTGTTGCCCTTCCAGTGACTACCTGGCAAGGGTTTTATATTCATGAAGCTCATGCTGCCATTGAGGTAACACCAAACTCCCAAACTACCAACAGCTTTGCTAATGCCCAACTACTTTACACACTCGTAGGACATACCGGAACCGTTAAATCCCTGGCTTTCAGTCCAGATAACAAAGTTCTCGTGAGTGGAGGCGCAGAAAACGAGGGTGTAATTCGCCTGTGGAACCCAGTAAATGGCAAAAAGTTGGGGAATATTAACAAAGCACACCAAACAGCCGTAGAATCTTTAGTGATTTCGCCAGATGGGCAAACCCTCGCTAGCTGTAGTGATGACAATACGATTAACCTGTGGAACCTGAAAAATTTTAAATTTACCCGCTCTTTTGTCGGACATACGAGTAACGTATTATCTTTAGCGGTGTCTCCTGATAGTAAAGTTCTCATTAGTGGAGCTTTGGATGGGATTCGGATATGGGATTTGCTACAGCAGCGCCCACTTGGTACTCTAGTACGTTTTGATAATTTAATTTATACCCTGGCTATTAGTCCTGATGGGCAGACCTTAGCTAGTGGTGACAATAAGGGTGTAATCAAGCTGTGGAATTTGAGTACTGGTAAATTAATTAATGAATTTGTAGCTCATGATAATGTTGTTAGCAGTGTGATCTTTACACCAGATGGACAAACATTAGTTACTGCTAGCCGCGATCGCACAGTCAAACTATGGAATATTAATACTGGAGAATTAGTCCGCACCCTTACAGGACATAATAACTGGGTGAATGCGATCGCGATTAACCCCGATGGACAAACCGTTGCTAGTGCTGGCAGAGATGGAATTAAATTGTGGAATTTAACTACAGGCGAGTTAATAAATACACTGAGTGGACATACAGACTGGGTAAGTGCGATCGTTTTTAGTCCAGATGGTAAAATTCTTGCCAGTGGTGGATTTGATCAACAAATCAAGATTTGGGGAACTCCATCAAAACCTAATTAA
- a CDS encoding chlorophyll a/b-binding protein has translation MTQTQPTITPKLEEPKFGFNEYAERLNGRAAMIGFALLLVIEYVTNQGVLSWLGLK, from the coding sequence ATGACACAAACACAACCAACGATTACACCTAAATTAGAGGAGCCTAAGTTTGGCTTTAACGAATATGCTGAACGCTTGAATGGTCGAGCGGCAATGATTGGCTTCGCTTTGCTGCTGGTGATTGAATACGTCACCAATCAAGGGGTGCTATCATGGCTGGGTCTGAAGTAG
- the ald gene encoding alanine dehydrogenase: MEIGVPRENKDQEFRVGLSPSSVRVLRENGHSIFVQTQAGNGAGFSDDDYRSAGAEIVPTSETAWNRELVVKVKEPLTSEYKFLQKGQILFTYLHLAADRKLTENLIDCGTTAIAYETVEQPGANRLPLLTPMSIIAGRLAVQFGARFLERQQGGRGVLLGGVPGVQPGKVVILGGGVVGTEAAKIAVGMGASVQILDVSVERLSYLETLFGSRVELVYSNSAHIEAAVKEADLLIGAVLVLGRRAPILVSRELVKQMRPGSVIVDVAVDQGGCIETLHPTSHTNPVYVEEGVVHYGVPNMPGAVPWTATQALNNSTLPYVVQLANLGIKALEVNPALAKGVNVQNHRLVHPAVQEVFPDLVN, encoded by the coding sequence ATGGAAATTGGCGTTCCCAGGGAAAATAAAGATCAAGAATTTCGGGTAGGTTTAAGTCCTTCTAGTGTGCGGGTGCTGCGGGAAAATGGTCATAGCATCTTCGTACAGACGCAAGCAGGTAATGGTGCTGGATTCTCAGATGACGACTACAGAAGTGCTGGAGCCGAAATTGTCCCTACATCAGAAACGGCTTGGAATCGGGAATTAGTTGTTAAAGTCAAGGAGCCGCTAACATCCGAGTATAAATTTTTGCAGAAAGGGCAAATATTATTTACTTATTTACATTTAGCAGCCGATCGCAAATTGACAGAGAATTTAATTGATTGTGGCACAACTGCGATCGCCTACGAAACTGTAGAACAACCAGGCGCTAACAGACTACCTTTGCTCACGCCTATGAGCATTATTGCCGGTCGGCTAGCAGTACAATTTGGGGCGAGATTTCTAGAACGCCAACAAGGTGGTAGAGGAGTTCTTTTAGGCGGTGTCCCTGGAGTCCAACCAGGCAAAGTAGTAATTTTAGGTGGCGGCGTTGTTGGCACAGAAGCAGCTAAAATTGCTGTAGGCATGGGTGCTAGCGTCCAGATTTTAGATGTAAGTGTCGAGCGCTTATCTTATTTAGAAACCCTGTTTGGCTCTAGAGTCGAATTGGTTTACAGCAACTCTGCTCATATCGAAGCCGCAGTCAAAGAAGCCGATTTGCTCATCGGTGCAGTTTTAGTACTGGGACGCAGGGCACCAATACTAGTATCCCGTGAATTGGTCAAACAAATGCGTCCTGGTTCTGTAATAGTTGATGTAGCCGTTGACCAAGGTGGTTGTATAGAAACTTTACACCCTACATCTCACACAAATCCGGTGTACGTTGAAGAGGGTGTGGTGCATTATGGCGTTCCCAATATGCCAGGAGCAGTACCTTGGACAGCAACCCAGGCACTCAACAATAGTACATTACCCTATGTCGTCCAGTTGGCGAATTTGGGAATTAAAGCATTGGAAGTTAACCCAGCATTAGCTAAGGGTGTGAATGTGCAGAACCATCGCTTAGTGCATCCTGCTGTGCAAGAGGTATTCCCTGATTTGGTAAATTAA
- a CDS encoding SGNH/GDSL hydrolase family protein codes for MVRSKGYNLEHNFGHGETHLSMLKNTSLKTFANAAVTSAALLCVGVHNAYAASFNSISRIYAFGDSYSDNGAALQITTGAVKAGVPGAFIFPRLDVYDSDGRWTNNPGLTSVEVLAKQENLQLTDYAVGGAKSGNGNLSTWLDQYQDTGLFGQIEQYKTEVNRVADSNGLYFIFISTNDLSERFFYNQTGSVDALADAAVNNIASGISQLAAVGAKQFFVVNSTDLAALPLFEQYSQEAAKFRDVINESLPGQLDILNKQLGVEVALYDHVAISNKIRSTPARYGFTNINDACKLLYTTDGLEPGCSTPDNYYYFDEIHPTRRVHQIIGEDMANFLDTQKTTTVPEPSTVVALISCMGMISLLRRKVHSK; via the coding sequence GTGGTTAGAAGCAAAGGTTACAACTTAGAACATAATTTTGGACATGGGGAAACGCATTTATCTATGCTGAAAAATACTTCTTTGAAGACTTTCGCTAATGCCGCAGTAACTAGTGCGGCTTTATTGTGTGTGGGTGTTCATAACGCTTATGCAGCTTCTTTCAACTCCATTTCTCGTATTTATGCCTTTGGTGATAGCTATTCAGATAATGGGGCAGCACTTCAGATTACAACAGGAGCAGTCAAAGCTGGGGTGCCTGGAGCATTTATATTCCCCCGATTGGATGTGTATGACTCTGATGGTCGATGGACAAATAATCCGGGATTAACATCAGTTGAGGTACTCGCAAAACAAGAAAATTTACAGTTAACAGATTATGCTGTAGGTGGTGCAAAAAGCGGCAATGGCAATTTAAGTACTTGGCTTGATCAATATCAAGATACGGGTTTATTCGGTCAAATCGAACAATATAAAACAGAAGTTAATCGCGTGGCAGATTCTAATGGATTATACTTCATTTTTATATCTACAAATGACTTATCAGAAAGGTTTTTTTATAATCAGACTGGTTCGGTCGATGCACTAGCTGATGCTGCTGTTAACAATATTGCTTCTGGAATATCACAACTTGCAGCGGTAGGGGCAAAACAGTTTTTTGTTGTAAATTCGACAGATTTAGCTGCATTACCGCTTTTTGAGCAATACTCCCAAGAGGCAGCTAAGTTTAGAGATGTTATCAATGAAAGTCTTCCCGGTCAACTCGATATCCTGAATAAGCAATTAGGTGTTGAAGTTGCACTGTATGACCACGTTGCAATTAGCAACAAAATTCGCTCTACCCCAGCGCGATATGGTTTTACCAATATAAATGATGCCTGCAAGCTTTTATACACTACCGATGGGTTAGAGCCTGGTTGTTCAACACCTGATAATTATTATTACTTCGACGAGATTCATCCCACTCGTCGTGTACATCAGATCATTGGTGAAGATATGGCTAATTTCTTAGATACACAAAAAACAACAACTGTTCCTGAACCATCAACTGTTGTAGCTTTGATATCTTGTATGGGCATGATAAGTTTACTACGCCGTAAAGTTCATAGTAAGTAA
- a CDS encoding Uma2 family endonuclease — protein sequence MLVSKHNDVVSIPEILSLEDFMANPPEGMEWVDEQLVEKTGMTLKHSEIQGNIYFYWRSYINSNQQSGKVYTEVPCRTYKQGRRPDVAYLTPELVAQFGDVPTLPQSFPLIAEIVSPTDLAEELFLKAQEYLQSGCEEIWLVFPESQLVFVMTDNQVLGFKAGDVVSTQKVLLGFSVAVDELLG from the coding sequence ATGTTAGTCTCAAAACACAATGATGTTGTATCCATCCCCGAAATCCTCTCTTTAGAAGACTTCATGGCAAATCCCCCAGAGGGAATGGAGTGGGTAGATGAACAACTAGTAGAAAAAACAGGGATGACATTAAAACATAGTGAAATTCAAGGCAACATCTACTTTTACTGGAGAAGTTACATCAACTCCAATCAACAAAGTGGGAAAGTTTATACTGAAGTACCTTGTCGCACATATAAACAGGGTCGCCGTCCTGATGTAGCTTATCTTACGCCTGAATTGGTAGCTCAGTTTGGTGATGTTCCCACTTTGCCACAGAGTTTCCCACTAATTGCTGAAATAGTTTCACCCACCGATTTAGCTGAAGAATTATTTCTCAAAGCACAGGAGTATTTGCAGTCTGGTTGCGAGGAAATTTGGCTAGTATTTCCTGAAAGTCAGTTAGTTTTTGTAATGACTGATAATCAGGTTTTGGGGTTTAAAGCTGGTGATGTGGTTAGTACTCAAAAAGTATTACTGGGTTTTAGTGTGGCTGTAGACGAATTGTTGGGTTAA
- the dusB gene encoding tRNA dihydrouridine synthase DusB, whose product MISLSPILQARLSQPLKIGSFEVKSRVLQSPLSGVTDMVFRRLVRRYAPDSMMYTEMVNATGLHYVKQLPKIMEVDPNERPISVQLFDCRPDFLAEAAIKAVAEGADTVDINMGCPVNKITKNGGGSSLLRQPEVAEAIVREVVKAVDVPVTVKTRIGWNDNEITILDFAKRMEDAGAKMITVHGRTRAQGYNGNARWEWITRVKEVLSIPVIGNGDIFSVEAAVKCLEQTGADGVMCSRGTLGYPFLVGEIDHFLKTGEILPSPTPIQRLECARDHLQALWEYKGDRGVRQARKHMTWYAKGFVGAAELRGQLSLVEKVDQGLAMIDQAIEKLANGYELEEETQNSLVML is encoded by the coding sequence ATGATTTCGCTCTCTCCCATTCTCCAAGCTAGACTCTCCCAACCCCTCAAAATTGGCTCGTTTGAGGTAAAAAGTCGGGTTCTTCAATCCCCTCTATCTGGGGTGACAGATATGGTGTTTCGCCGTCTTGTGCGTCGCTATGCGCCAGATTCGATGATGTATACCGAAATGGTGAATGCTACAGGGTTGCATTATGTCAAGCAGTTACCCAAAATTATGGAGGTAGATCCCAACGAACGCCCAATTAGTGTTCAACTATTTGATTGTCGTCCAGATTTCTTGGCAGAAGCAGCAATAAAAGCAGTTGCAGAAGGTGCTGATACTGTAGATATTAATATGGGTTGTCCGGTAAATAAAATCACTAAAAATGGTGGTGGTTCTTCGTTGTTGCGGCAACCAGAAGTAGCAGAAGCAATTGTGCGGGAAGTGGTAAAAGCTGTTGATGTACCTGTGACAGTCAAAACCCGTATTGGCTGGAATGATAACGAAATTACTATTCTCGACTTTGCCAAGCGGATGGAAGATGCTGGGGCGAAAATGATCACAGTCCACGGACGTACCCGCGCCCAAGGATACAATGGCAATGCCCGTTGGGAATGGATTACCCGTGTAAAAGAAGTACTTTCTATCCCAGTCATTGGGAATGGAGATATTTTTTCCGTTGAAGCGGCGGTGAAATGTTTAGAACAAACTGGCGCTGATGGTGTTATGTGTTCCCGTGGAACTTTGGGTTATCCGTTTTTGGTGGGAGAAATTGATCACTTCCTGAAAACTGGGGAAATATTACCGTCACCAACTCCGATTCAGCGCTTGGAATGTGCAAGAGATCATTTACAAGCCTTGTGGGAATATAAAGGCGATCGCGGTGTACGTCAAGCCCGTAAGCACATGACTTGGTATGCTAAAGGTTTCGTTGGTGCTGCCGAACTTCGAGGACAGCTAAGTTTGGTTGAAAAAGTAGATCAGGGTTTAGCAATGATTGACCAAGCAATTGAAAAATTGGCTAATGGTTATGAACTAGAGGAAGAAACACAAAATAGTTTGGTAATGCTTTAA
- a CDS encoding Rpn family recombination-promoting nuclease/putative transposase, with product MKTDSIFYRLFQELPGIFFELIGNPPQTAEGYKLSSIEIKQTAFRIDGVFLPTQGEENPIYFVEVQFQTDIEIYSRLFSEISLYLRQNKPKNSWRGVVIYPNRSLDIADIRNYSEFFTSQRISRIYLNELGETASLPVGIATMKLVVDEEKTAITSARQLIDRTQQEINIEPQRRQLLELIETILVYKFPTMSREEIEGMFGLSDLKQTRVYQEGKQEGKQEGAYEEKFRMIPLLLRLGLSFEETAKELGLSLEEIQQEMQKQPPIQDT from the coding sequence GTGAAAACTGACAGCATTTTTTATCGCCTTTTTCAAGAACTTCCTGGCATCTTTTTTGAATTAATTGGTAATCCACCCCAAACCGCAGAGGGTTATAAATTATCCTCAATTGAAATCAAGCAAACTGCATTCCGTATAGATGGCGTTTTTTTGCCAACCCAAGGGGAAGAAAATCCGATTTACTTTGTGGAAGTCCAGTTTCAAACCGACATAGAAATTTATTCACGCTTATTTTCGGAAATTTCTTTATACTTACGCCAAAATAAACCTAAAAATTCTTGGCGAGGAGTAGTTATTTATCCCAATCGCAGTTTAGATATAGCAGATATCAGAAATTACAGTGAATTTTTCACTAGCCAGCGCATCAGTCGCATTTATCTTAATGAATTAGGTGAAACTGCATCATTGCCAGTTGGAATTGCTACGATGAAATTAGTGGTCGATGAAGAGAAGACAGCAATTACATCTGCTAGGCAGTTAATAGACAGAACCCAGCAAGAAATCAACATTGAACCACAACGGCGGCAGTTACTAGAATTAATAGAGACAATTTTGGTTTACAAGTTTCCGACAATGAGTCGAGAGGAGATTGAAGGTATGTTTGGGTTAAGCGATTTGAAACAAACACGAGTTTATCAAGAAGGCAAGCAAGAAGGCAAACAAGAAGGAGCGTATGAAGAAAAGTTTAGAATGATACCTTTGTTGTTGAGATTGGGATTGAGTTTTGAAGAAACAGCGAAAGAGTTAGGTTTGAGCCTAGAAGAAATTCAGCAAGAAATGCAAAAACAGCCTCCAATTCAGGATACGTAA
- a CDS encoding acyl-CoA desaturase, which yields MTANFGAIAPERGKSPQLSWTNVVFFGTFHALALLSPWFFSWSALGLLVFLHWLFGSIGICLGYHRLLSHRSFQVPKWLEYAIALIGALALQGGPIFWVGGHRQHHAHTEDINLDPYSAQRGFWWSHILWIFYPRPEFFDYDTYKKYAPDLARQPYYCWLDRYFLLLQIPFALLLYALGGWPFVFYGVFLRCVLLWHSTWFVNSASHLWGYRTFDANDGARNLWWVSIVTYGEGWHNNHHTYPHMAKSGFSWWEIDVTWWSILVLQTLGLAKKVVSRPPQGATHG from the coding sequence ATGACCGCAAATTTTGGGGCGATCGCCCCTGAGAGAGGCAAGTCACCTCAACTCAGTTGGACGAATGTGGTATTTTTTGGTACATTCCATGCCTTAGCACTTCTGTCTCCTTGGTTTTTCTCCTGGTCAGCATTAGGTTTGCTAGTGTTTCTGCACTGGTTATTCGGGAGCATTGGTATTTGTTTGGGATATCACCGACTACTGAGCCATCGGAGTTTCCAAGTTCCTAAGTGGTTAGAGTATGCGATCGCCCTCATCGGAGCGTTGGCTTTGCAAGGTGGGCCAATTTTTTGGGTAGGTGGACACCGCCAGCATCACGCCCACACGGAAGATATTAATTTAGACCCCTACTCTGCCCAAAGAGGCTTTTGGTGGAGCCATATACTATGGATTTTCTACCCGCGTCCAGAATTTTTTGACTATGACACCTATAAAAAATATGCCCCGGATCTAGCAAGACAACCCTATTATTGCTGGTTAGATCGCTACTTCTTGCTGTTGCAAATACCCTTCGCGCTGCTGCTTTATGCCTTAGGAGGATGGCCTTTCGTATTCTACGGAGTGTTTCTCAGATGTGTATTGCTTTGGCACTCAACCTGGTTTGTGAACTCAGCATCACACCTGTGGGGTTATCGCACCTTTGATGCCAATGATGGCGCTCGTAATCTTTGGTGGGTATCCATCGTAACTTATGGAGAAGGATGGCACAATAACCATCATACTTATCCCCACATGGCAAAATCTGGGTTTTCTTGGTGGGAGATTGATGTTACTTGGTGGAGCATCCTAGTTTTGCAGACTTTAGGTTTAGCCAAAAAAGTTGTTTCGCGTCCTCCTCAAGGTGCAACTCACGGCTAA